A portion of the Ferrimonas lipolytica genome contains these proteins:
- a CDS encoding PepSY-associated TM helix domain-containing protein, whose translation MAKSFYPLARTIHQYVSMAMLLLVLFFAVTGITLNHPQWFVGEPQVNEIETTLPSTLLSSTLATRPIDTSALVNHLLELHPLSGKASEQDLFTDWEDGELLEGELSQSFQGPGYHASLFIDLTTGEAQISERDAGVVAFLNDLHKGRYSGEFWSVVIDISALLMVLFSLSGAVLILPKKRIAKKFMLVSVIGGVIALLLALTTR comes from the coding sequence ATGGCCAAATCGTTTTATCCACTTGCCCGCACGATTCACCAATACGTCTCCATGGCGATGTTGCTGTTAGTGCTGTTCTTTGCCGTTACCGGCATCACCCTTAACCACCCACAGTGGTTTGTTGGGGAACCGCAAGTAAATGAGATTGAGACAACACTGCCTTCGACTTTATTAAGTTCAACCTTGGCCACTCGCCCCATTGATACCAGTGCCTTAGTGAATCACCTGCTTGAGCTGCACCCGTTGAGCGGCAAGGCCTCCGAGCAAGACCTGTTTACCGACTGGGAAGATGGAGAGTTACTCGAGGGAGAGTTAAGCCAAAGCTTTCAAGGGCCTGGCTATCACGCCAGCCTGTTTATCGATTTAACCACTGGTGAGGCGCAGATCAGCGAACGCGATGCAGGTGTTGTCGCCTTCCTAAATGATCTACACAAAGGACGATACAGCGGCGAGTTCTGGTCTGTTGTTATCGATATCAGCGCACTATTGATGGTGCTATTTAGCCTATCTGGTGCGGTGCTGATTTTGCCTAAAAAACGTATCGCCAAAAAATTTATGTTGGTGAGTGTCATCGGTGGCGTTATTGCGCTGCTATTGGCACTGACTACGCGCTAA
- a CDS encoding TonB-dependent siderophore receptor, with product MNGVPVLKLSPIFLAMLAVSTNVAAEQEQTGDQYAAVESMVVTGNAFNDYKNGAATGALRGDIDLMDTPQSVAVIPEIVMDEQLATTLGKVLTNDSSVTAGTKKWNREVFSLRGFELNSGTGYLKDGQQVWSHYMHPVEILERVEVIKGPSSMLYGQSAPGGLINMVTKKPTVERFAEVGVDIDDQGSTRYQLDTGGALNDDGSIRGRAILVKQDENMWREYQDGEENERDRFLGSLQVEFDIGDMATLNVHYDRTEDEAGIDVGGWLDDDGNLIGKDDQIWDQPWAFIDITAQNIGADLHLDLTNNMQLKMGYNNQQFERQRFDSSPQYNQYNAETGEYAINPFDRFDDWEYNTFYADLSAQFMTGNLDHQLLFGANGVDYRYQQTRDRGSLTPVTIGEPIAKPDLNYHSVEAGDPSEYFYYGVYLQDLITINEQWKLLVGVRYDDLDRDTDSSNDDSDSVLPRFGVVYQPLANTTIYANYSESFEPQTEVNDVNDVNDGDNLDPVTSEAWEVGSKVELFEGHLLLTGAYFDITKKDIILTHDYSDPANPELDSRTSQDGEQQHKGFEFGAQGRAGEKLFVSASTMYLDAEYTNHTTLEGKRPIDTPEWSANAWTRYELTDALAVNLGAIYEGDRYANTSNTITKDSYTRVDFGASYKFKFTNTDVDLRFNVENVFDTDYLGGGDYDEVTIGEERNFNVSITAAF from the coding sequence ATGAACGGAGTACCTGTGTTGAAGCTATCCCCAATCTTTTTAGCCATGTTGGCTGTATCGACCAATGTGGCCGCTGAGCAAGAACAAACCGGAGACCAGTATGCTGCGGTAGAGAGTATGGTTGTTACCGGCAACGCCTTTAACGACTACAAGAACGGCGCTGCTACCGGCGCACTGCGCGGTGATATCGACCTAATGGATACACCTCAGTCGGTTGCGGTTATTCCAGAGATCGTAATGGACGAGCAGCTGGCGACGACCTTAGGCAAGGTATTAACCAATGACTCTTCGGTTACAGCGGGAACTAAAAAGTGGAACCGGGAAGTGTTTAGCTTGCGTGGTTTTGAGCTGAACTCAGGCACTGGTTATCTTAAAGATGGCCAGCAGGTGTGGTCACACTACATGCACCCTGTTGAAATCCTTGAGCGGGTCGAAGTAATTAAAGGCCCATCGTCAATGTTATATGGTCAATCTGCACCAGGTGGCCTGATCAACATGGTGACTAAGAAGCCAACGGTTGAGCGTTTCGCTGAGGTAGGTGTTGATATTGACGACCAAGGATCAACTCGTTACCAGCTTGATACTGGTGGTGCGCTAAATGATGACGGTAGCATTCGTGGCCGCGCGATCTTGGTAAAACAAGATGAAAACATGTGGCGTGAATATCAAGACGGGGAAGAGAACGAGCGTGACCGTTTCCTTGGCTCGCTGCAGGTTGAGTTTGATATTGGTGACATGGCTACATTGAATGTGCATTACGATCGCACTGAAGATGAAGCGGGCATCGACGTTGGTGGTTGGTTAGATGACGACGGTAACCTGATTGGTAAAGACGACCAGATTTGGGATCAGCCATGGGCCTTTATCGATATTACTGCGCAAAACATTGGTGCCGATCTTCATCTTGATCTAACCAATAACATGCAGCTGAAGATGGGGTATAACAACCAGCAGTTTGAACGTCAGCGTTTCGATTCGTCGCCACAATATAACCAGTACAATGCAGAAACTGGCGAGTATGCCATTAATCCATTCGACCGTTTTGATGATTGGGAATATAACACTTTCTATGCTGATTTAAGCGCTCAATTTATGACTGGTAATCTGGATCACCAGTTGTTGTTTGGCGCCAATGGCGTTGACTACCGCTATCAGCAAACCCGAGATCGGGGCAGCCTAACGCCAGTAACCATCGGCGAGCCAATCGCAAAGCCAGATCTTAATTACCATAGTGTTGAAGCTGGTGACCCATCAGAGTATTTCTACTACGGTGTGTACCTACAGGATTTGATCACTATTAACGAGCAATGGAAACTGTTGGTAGGTGTTCGTTACGATGATCTGGACCGTGATACTGATAGCTCCAACGACGATAGCGACAGTGTGTTGCCGCGTTTCGGTGTGGTATACCAGCCGTTAGCTAACACCACCATCTACGCTAACTACTCGGAGAGTTTCGAACCGCAGACCGAGGTAAACGACGTTAATGACGTTAACGACGGTGATAACCTTGATCCAGTTACCTCAGAAGCGTGGGAAGTCGGTTCTAAGGTTGAGTTGTTTGAAGGTCACTTGTTGCTAACCGGTGCCTATTTCGACATCACCAAAAAAGACATTATCCTTACTCACGACTACAGTGATCCTGCCAACCCAGAGCTGGACTCTCGCACCAGCCAAGATGGTGAACAGCAGCACAAAGGGTTTGAATTTGGCGCGCAAGGACGTGCTGGAGAGAAGCTGTTTGTGTCAGCATCGACCATGTACCTTGATGCTGAATACACCAACCACACGACCTTGGAAGGTAAGCGTCCAATCGATACCCCAGAGTGGAGTGCTAATGCTTGGACTCGTTACGAGTTGACCGATGCATTAGCGGTTAACTTAGGCGCTATCTATGAAGGTGATCGTTACGCCAACACCAGCAATACCATTACCAAAGACAGCTATACCCGTGTTGATTTCGGTGCAAGTTACAAGTTCAAGTTTACCAACACTGATGTAGATCTGCGCTTCAATGTGGAGAACGTGTTTGATACCGATTACCTTGGTGGCGGCGACTACGACGAAGTAACCATTGGCGAAGAGCGTAACTTCAACGTTTCGATTACGGCTGCATTCTAA
- a CDS encoding nuclear transport factor 2 family protein has protein sequence MSNNNVLAACKQGIAAWQQAFNRQDAAGCAAQYNDRCDMHARPFGTFTGRTAIEAFWQGIIDQGFNDVEYSEVKWQPLGSDGYILSSSWTMNKAFGVVHREHWVVEEDGKARLISDEFEIQGER, from the coding sequence ATGTCCAACAACAACGTTTTAGCCGCATGTAAACAAGGCATCGCCGCATGGCAACAAGCATTCAATCGCCAAGATGCCGCGGGCTGCGCCGCTCAGTACAACGACCGATGTGACATGCACGCCCGCCCATTTGGTACCTTTACCGGCCGCACCGCCATTGAAGCGTTTTGGCAAGGGATCATTGACCAAGGGTTTAACGACGTTGAGTACAGTGAGGTAAAATGGCAACCTCTGGGCAGCGACGGCTACATTCTTAGTTCAAGTTGGACCATGAATAAGGCCTTTGGCGTGGTGCACCGTGAACACTGGGTGGTTGAAGAAGATGGCAAAGCACGTCTTATCAGCGACGAGTTTGAAATTCAGGGGGAGCGCTAG
- a CDS encoding DUF2271 domain-containing protein gives MKFPLACAAMLLSTSTIAAPLPSQASLTIDLAINDLKVANPAKPYVAVWLEDANKKPAAQWALWTGNQTEWLKDIRTWWRKFGRYNVNEIDGYSSATRAIGEHSIKAPLQHLDGSELQQGQYTLYIEAVREHGGRDIVRQKLNLGEDAIQFTIPAKAELGQITINYKVQ, from the coding sequence ATGAAATTTCCATTGGCCTGTGCCGCTATGCTGCTTTCAACCAGCACCATTGCTGCACCACTGCCTAGCCAAGCTAGCTTGACCATTGATCTTGCTATCAACGATCTTAAAGTCGCTAACCCCGCTAAGCCATACGTTGCCGTATGGCTAGAAGATGCCAACAAGAAACCCGCCGCACAGTGGGCCTTGTGGACCGGTAACCAAACCGAATGGCTGAAGGATATCCGCACTTGGTGGCGTAAATTTGGTCGTTACAACGTTAACGAGATCGATGGCTACTCATCAGCCACTCGCGCGATTGGCGAGCACAGCATTAAAGCCCCACTGCAACACTTAGATGGTTCTGAGCTCCAGCAAGGGCAATACACCCTTTACATTGAAGCAGTGCGAGAGCATGGCGGTCGTGACATCGTTCGCCAAAAACTAAATCTTGGCGAAGACGCCATCCAGTTCACCATCCCAGCCAAGGCTGAGTTGGGCCAAATTACTATCAATTACAAGGTGCAATAA
- a CDS encoding site-2 protease family protein translates to MELLHIDCLGQPLRLEGSLAGWQQLFWNNKLVSVIDASDSKANNTHQFELTAINEAQQSKAIAVSLATELQWQPFNLKYQLLVDSELVTSGERNSKDIEQQTPVQAVVEKPKFSIIGLGSLALKLMKSAKVIKVVLAGASVAAYSWLFSWQFALMLIGCLVFHEYGHIKAMKYFGLKTKGIYLIPFVGGLALGDSKINTRWQDVVISIMGPTFGLFLSILSLITYWVTDEPIFAGLAAFNALLNLFNLLPILPLDGGHVLKSIAFSMNSKFGLVACILGAAAGVYLSYMFGLALLGFLLLIGSLEIVFEWRGRHQSHLLPLDRYGQTFSTVWYLMVVAGLISIIMSIAAGGDSMLNLPLQILQS, encoded by the coding sequence TTGGAACTTCTACACATCGATTGTCTTGGCCAACCCCTTCGTCTTGAAGGTTCTCTTGCCGGATGGCAACAACTGTTTTGGAACAATAAGTTGGTATCTGTTATCGATGCCTCTGACAGTAAAGCCAACAACACCCACCAGTTTGAACTCACCGCAATAAATGAGGCTCAGCAGAGCAAAGCGATTGCAGTATCATTGGCAACCGAACTGCAATGGCAACCGTTCAACCTCAAATATCAACTACTGGTCGACAGCGAATTAGTCACCAGCGGCGAACGCAACAGCAAAGATATTGAACAGCAAACTCCGGTGCAAGCTGTGGTTGAAAAGCCTAAGTTCAGCATCATCGGGCTCGGCTCGTTGGCGTTGAAATTAATGAAGAGCGCTAAAGTGATAAAGGTCGTTTTAGCCGGAGCCAGTGTCGCCGCTTACTCTTGGCTATTCTCATGGCAGTTTGCCCTGATGCTAATTGGCTGTCTGGTGTTTCACGAATATGGCCATATTAAAGCGATGAAATATTTTGGCCTAAAAACCAAAGGGATCTATCTCATTCCCTTTGTCGGCGGCCTCGCTTTGGGCGACAGCAAAATTAACACCCGCTGGCAGGATGTGGTTATCTCGATAATGGGACCAACCTTTGGCCTGTTTTTATCGATCTTGTCGCTTATTACTTATTGGGTCACCGACGAGCCCATCTTTGCTGGATTAGCGGCATTCAATGCCCTCCTCAACTTATTCAATCTGCTTCCTATCTTGCCGCTTGATGGCGGCCATGTGCTCAAAAGCATCGCTTTTTCGATGAACAGCAAATTTGGTTTGGTTGCCTGTATTCTGGGTGCGGCTGCTGGCGTTTACCTGAGCTATATGTTTGGGTTAGCGTTGCTCGGCTTCCTATTATTGATTGGTAGTCTAGAGATCGTGTTTGAATGGCGTGGCCGTCATCAAAGCCATTTACTGCCGCTCGATCGTTATGGCCAAACATTCTCAACGGTATGGTATCTGATGGTCGTTGCTGGCTTAATCAGCATTATTATGTCTATCGCTGCCGGCGGTGACAGCATGCTCAACCTGCCGCTGCAGATCTTACAAAGCTGA
- a CDS encoding sterol desaturase family protein, translating to MPIEYIQLALGPIFISFIAFEYWRHKERYLGRDTFNNVVLAVTFQVAEILSLLAILPLFYWLYQFRWFEIELTPLNLLLAFVVQDFLYYWFHRCSHRVHWLWCAHVVHHSSALMNFSTAFRQSLLYPVAGMWLFWLPLVWLGYDPKLVLAVVGLNLGYQFFVHTKWTGKLPIFQWWFNTPSHHRVHHGRNPIYIDKNYAGVLMIWDRMFGTFQAELKHEPVRFGVIGFMETKRWTVMVIHQWRYMFQQLRRVDGAKAKLKVLFGPPTHQSCRR from the coding sequence ATGCCGATTGAGTATATTCAGCTGGCACTTGGGCCGATATTTATCAGCTTTATCGCGTTTGAGTATTGGCGCCATAAAGAGCGCTACCTCGGCCGTGATACCTTTAACAACGTTGTCTTGGCAGTAACCTTCCAAGTGGCTGAGATACTCTCGCTGTTGGCAATTTTACCGCTGTTCTATTGGTTGTATCAGTTTCGTTGGTTCGAGATTGAGCTGACGCCGTTGAATCTGCTGTTAGCCTTCGTTGTGCAGGATTTCCTTTACTACTGGTTTCATCGTTGTTCCCATCGTGTGCACTGGCTGTGGTGCGCTCATGTAGTGCACCACAGCTCGGCGCTGATGAACTTTTCTACCGCCTTTCGACAAAGCTTGCTGTACCCAGTAGCAGGAATGTGGCTGTTTTGGTTGCCATTGGTTTGGCTCGGCTACGATCCTAAGCTCGTTTTGGCCGTTGTTGGCTTGAACTTAGGCTACCAATTTTTTGTGCATACTAAATGGACTGGCAAGCTGCCGATATTTCAGTGGTGGTTCAATACGCCTTCGCACCATCGGGTACACCACGGTCGCAACCCTATCTATATCGATAAGAACTACGCTGGTGTGTTGATGATTTGGGATCGGATGTTTGGTACTTTTCAGGCGGAGCTAAAGCATGAGCCAGTCCGTTTTGGGGTAATCGGGTTTATGGAAACCAAACGTTGGACAGTAATGGTTATCCATCAATGGCGTTATATGTTCCAGCAATTGCGTCGAGTTGATGGCGCTAAGGCCAAGCTAAAGGTGTTGTTTGGCCCACCGACGCACCAGTCTTGTCGGCGTTAA
- a CDS encoding SRPBCC family protein: protein MELVNIKVWVNGSAAKIMPVLLDHQNLSRFFSARFAVLQSAAAGQPSGGVGTIRAVTSMGKTFNEQVIGLTETKLTYRIVGAAPLKNHLGVIRLLPTANKLVTELHYVISGTSSNWVPTALIGWLLRGDISKAMAKLKDHFDAD, encoded by the coding sequence ATGGAACTGGTAAATATTAAGGTATGGGTAAACGGCTCGGCGGCCAAGATCATGCCAGTACTGCTTGATCATCAAAATCTGAGTCGCTTTTTTAGTGCCCGTTTTGCTGTGTTGCAATCCGCCGCAGCGGGACAACCCTCAGGTGGGGTTGGCACCATACGCGCCGTTACTTCCATGGGTAAAACCTTCAATGAGCAAGTTATTGGGTTAACCGAGACCAAACTAACCTATCGCATTGTTGGCGCAGCACCGTTGAAGAACCACCTTGGCGTAATCCGGCTGTTGCCTACCGCCAATAAACTAGTCACCGAGCTCCATTATGTCATCAGTGGAACGTCGTCGAATTGGGTACCTACGGCACTGATTGGCTGGCTATTGCGCGGTGATATTAGCAAGGCGATGGCTAAACTTAAGGATCACTTCGATGCCGATTGA
- a CDS encoding multidrug efflux RND transporter permease subunit yields the protein MLLSDIAVKRPVVAIVLSLLLMVFGVVSYSKLSLREMPDVDNPVVSVMTRYEGASATIMETQITTVIEDEMSGISGVDELTSVTRNGMSRIMVEFEIGWDLTEGVSDVRDAVARAQRRLPDEADDPVVSKDNGTGEPAIYVVLRSSEMDRTELTDYAERTLEDRFSLISGVSSIDYTGALTKVMYVQLDPQRMAGHGVTSNDIITALNNDNIESPGGELRNDVTTMSVRTERLYQTPEDFGYLEIKRSDDGHPIYLQDVAQIEIGAENEDSTFKSDGVVNLSLGVVTQSDANPVQVAQAVRAEVDRAQSFLPAGTELEINYDKTLFIDNAINEVYQTLMITAGLVVLVLYLFIGQARATLIPAITVPVSLISAFMAAYFFGFSINLLTLMALILAIGLVVDDAIVVVENIHHHIKQGKSPLLAAYDGTREVGFAVIATTMVLVMVFLPIAFMDGMVGLLFTEFAVVLAMAVIFSSIVALTLAPVLGSKVLTSKHKNNALINLVHGSLNKLENGYRKVLAIVMKLRYAAPVIIIACILGSGFLMQQVPAQLAPKEDRGIVFAFIKGAEGTSYNRMSDNMEIVEERMMQMLGKGLVRSFSIQTPAFGGRASDQTGFVIIQLEDWKARDTTAQEALPIIAKQLSGITDVMVRPLLPGFRGGSSEAVQFILSGSDYNELYRYATELKHFANSSGLMDGADLDFAETTPELVVSVDRARAAQLGISVDEIATTLEVMLGGRSETTFVDRGEEYDVYLRGNETQFNNAADLSKIYLRSSQGELITLDAVTHIEEVASARRLSHFAKQKSITVSANLLAGATLGEALDLLDAEANKILPTGINVGYSGESADFKENQSSTAIVFGLALLVAYLVLAAQFESFINPMVVMFTVPMGIFGGLAGLWFTGQGLNIYSQIGLIMLIGMVTKNGILIVEFANQLRDKGHTLEQAIIDAATRRLQPILMTAMTTLFGAVPLILSTGAGYESRVAVGTVILFGMAFATVVTLLVIPAMYRLISGHTHSPGHVAEKLQLEINAQRS from the coding sequence ATGCTGCTCTCTGATATCGCGGTAAAACGCCCGGTAGTTGCCATCGTTTTAAGTCTGTTGTTGATGGTGTTCGGTGTTGTTTCCTATAGCAAACTATCACTGCGAGAGATGCCTGACGTAGACAACCCGGTTGTCTCGGTTATGACTCGCTATGAAGGCGCTTCTGCCACCATTATGGAAACCCAGATAACCACGGTTATCGAGGATGAGATGAGTGGGATCAGCGGTGTCGATGAGCTGACCTCAGTAACCCGTAATGGCATGTCGCGCATTATGGTTGAATTCGAAATCGGTTGGGATCTAACCGAGGGAGTTAGCGACGTGCGTGATGCGGTTGCCCGCGCTCAACGGCGCCTACCTGATGAAGCGGACGACCCAGTAGTATCGAAAGATAACGGCACTGGTGAGCCGGCAATCTACGTAGTGTTGCGCTCCAGTGAGATGGATCGTACCGAGCTAACCGATTACGCCGAGCGTACCCTCGAGGATCGCTTCTCACTCATCTCCGGCGTAAGCTCGATTGATTACACCGGCGCCCTGACCAAAGTAATGTACGTTCAGTTGGACCCACAGCGAATGGCAGGTCACGGTGTTACCAGCAATGACATTATTACGGCGTTAAACAACGATAACATCGAAAGTCCTGGTGGCGAACTGCGTAACGACGTAACCACCATGTCGGTTCGAACCGAGCGCCTCTATCAAACCCCAGAGGATTTTGGTTATCTGGAGATCAAGCGCTCCGACGACGGCCACCCAATTTATCTGCAAGATGTAGCCCAAATTGAAATTGGTGCTGAAAACGAAGACTCCACCTTTAAAAGTGATGGTGTGGTTAACTTAAGTTTGGGGGTAGTTACCCAATCTGACGCAAACCCAGTACAGGTTGCCCAAGCCGTTCGGGCCGAAGTAGATCGAGCCCAGAGCTTCCTACCTGCAGGCACCGAGCTTGAGATCAACTACGATAAAACCCTATTTATCGACAACGCCATCAACGAGGTTTACCAAACCTTGATGATCACTGCTGGGTTAGTGGTATTGGTGTTGTACTTGTTTATTGGTCAGGCTCGCGCCACCCTAATCCCCGCGATTACAGTGCCGGTATCGTTGATCAGTGCCTTTATGGCTGCGTACTTCTTTGGTTTCTCCATTAACCTGTTAACGCTTATGGCGTTAATCCTTGCTATCGGCTTGGTGGTTGATGATGCCATTGTTGTGGTTGAGAACATTCACCACCATATTAAGCAAGGCAAGTCACCATTGTTAGCCGCCTATGATGGTACCCGCGAAGTGGGCTTTGCGGTTATCGCCACTACCATGGTGTTAGTGATGGTATTCCTGCCTATCGCCTTTATGGATGGCATGGTCGGACTGTTATTCACCGAATTTGCAGTGGTGTTGGCTATGGCAGTGATCTTCTCTTCCATAGTCGCTCTGACTCTCGCGCCGGTGCTGGGTAGCAAAGTGCTAACCAGCAAGCACAAAAACAATGCCCTGATTAACTTGGTGCACGGTTCGCTCAACAAGCTTGAGAACGGCTACCGTAAAGTCTTAGCCATAGTGATGAAGCTACGCTATGCCGCACCGGTAATCATCATCGCCTGTATCCTCGGCAGCGGTTTTTTAATGCAGCAGGTTCCAGCGCAATTGGCCCCGAAAGAGGACCGCGGCATCGTCTTTGCGTTTATTAAAGGTGCCGAGGGCACCAGTTATAACCGCATGTCTGACAACATGGAAATTGTTGAAGAGCGAATGATGCAGATGCTGGGTAAAGGTTTGGTGCGCTCATTCAGCATTCAAACCCCTGCGTTTGGTGGCCGCGCCTCTGATCAAACCGGTTTTGTTATTATTCAATTGGAAGACTGGAAAGCACGTGATACTACCGCTCAAGAAGCGCTACCTATTATTGCCAAGCAGCTTAGCGGCATCACCGATGTCATGGTGCGGCCACTGTTACCGGGCTTCCGCGGCGGTTCATCAGAAGCGGTGCAGTTTATTCTTAGTGGCTCTGATTACAATGAGTTGTACCGATATGCCACTGAGCTAAAGCACTTTGCTAACAGCAGTGGCCTTATGGATGGCGCTGATCTCGACTTTGCCGAAACCACACCAGAGTTAGTGGTAAGCGTTGATCGAGCTCGTGCCGCCCAACTTGGGATCAGCGTTGATGAGATTGCCACCACTTTGGAGGTGATGCTCGGAGGTCGTTCAGAAACCACCTTTGTTGATCGTGGTGAAGAGTACGACGTTTATCTTCGTGGTAACGAAACCCAGTTCAACAACGCCGCTGATTTGAGCAAAATCTACCTCCGCTCAAGCCAAGGTGAGTTGATCACCCTTGATGCGGTAACCCACATCGAAGAGGTTGCCTCAGCGCGCCGTTTAAGTCACTTTGCCAAGCAAAAATCGATTACCGTTAGCGCCAACCTTTTAGCCGGTGCCACCCTCGGCGAAGCATTGGATCTGCTTGATGCAGAAGCAAACAAGATCCTCCCAACCGGCATCAACGTTGGCTACAGCGGCGAATCCGCCGATTTTAAGGAAAACCAAAGCAGTACCGCGATAGTGTTTGGCTTAGCGCTACTGGTGGCTTACTTGGTATTGGCAGCGCAGTTTGAAAGCTTTATCAATCCAATGGTAGTGATGTTTACTGTACCTATGGGGATCTTCGGAGGTTTAGCTGGCCTATGGTTTACCGGCCAAGGCTTAAACATCTATAGCCAAATCGGTCTGATCATGTTGATTGGTATGGTGACCAAGAACGGCATTTTGATTGTGGAGTTCGCTAACCAGCTACGCGACAAGGGGCACACCTTGGAACAAGCAATCATCGATGCCGCGACTCGTCGTTTACAGCCAATCTTAATGACTGCCATGACCACCCTATTCGGCGCCGTGCCGTTAATTCTATCAACCGGTGCCGGTTACGAAAGCCGCGTGGCGGTGGGTACGGTAATCTTATTTGGCATGGCGTTCGCGACTGTCGTAACCCTGTTGGTTATCCCAGCAATGTATCGCCTAATATCCGGTCACACCCACTCTCCGGGTCACGTTGCCGAGAAACTGCAACTCGAGATCAACGCTCAACGCAGCTAA
- a CDS encoding PBPRA1643 family SWIM/SEC-C metal-binding motif protein, translating into MSDKFFFKGRQDARQSHISYGYEANVNQKAGSKKYPLTLVVTSEVRQQEIEAQVTEAGLYANITVDTSDGAVESLAELEMQLNKVVTSVTQQKLPARNEPCLCGSGKKYKKCCG; encoded by the coding sequence ATGTCAGATAAGTTTTTCTTCAAAGGGCGGCAGGATGCACGTCAAAGCCATATCAGCTACGGCTATGAGGCAAACGTGAACCAAAAAGCCGGGAGTAAGAAATACCCGCTGACCTTGGTTGTGACCAGCGAAGTACGACAGCAAGAGATTGAAGCGCAGGTTACCGAAGCCGGCTTATACGCCAACATTACCGTTGACACCAGCGACGGTGCAGTTGAGTCTCTCGCTGAATTAGAGATGCAATTAAACAAGGTTGTTACTTCGGTTACGCAGCAGAAGCTGCCAGCGCGCAACGAACCTTGCTTGTGCGGTAGTGGTAAGAAATATAAAAAGTGTTGTGGCTAA
- a CDS encoding LysR family transcriptional regulator, translating into MSRLRQMSVFAHIVEAGSITAAAEVLGVSKSVVSQHLKTLETELEVTLLKRTTRQQVLTEVGEGFYLSCKQLNQVADEAWNQAQETLETPKGRVRITAATALMETLITPVVAELIQQYPQLEPELVSSDDHLDLRAHDIDLAIRVGQSVNSSLKQRRIGEFRDVLCGCDSLLSQHPSDNLSYIANLWQSKQVRHEFIDSRGQIHHFSTQARCLTNTFHSSLALIKAGAGIGVVPDFYLPLVQPQLVPVFADYRLPRNTIYALTPYSGKLPLAVEVCISAIEWQLARLV; encoded by the coding sequence ATGAGTCGATTACGACAGATGTCAGTGTTTGCCCATATTGTCGAAGCCGGTTCAATTACCGCCGCTGCCGAGGTTTTAGGGGTGTCTAAGTCGGTGGTGAGTCAACACCTAAAGACGCTTGAAACCGAACTTGAGGTGACATTGCTTAAACGGACCACGCGGCAGCAGGTGTTAACCGAAGTCGGCGAGGGTTTCTATCTCAGCTGTAAGCAGCTTAATCAGGTTGCCGATGAGGCGTGGAATCAAGCCCAAGAAACCTTGGAAACTCCAAAGGGAAGAGTGCGGATCACTGCAGCTACCGCCTTGATGGAAACCTTGATTACCCCAGTTGTTGCCGAGCTTATTCAACAGTATCCCCAGCTTGAGCCGGAGTTAGTCAGCAGTGATGATCATTTGGACCTGCGTGCCCATGATATCGATCTAGCGATTCGAGTAGGGCAATCGGTAAACAGTTCGCTAAAACAGCGTCGTATTGGCGAGTTTCGTGATGTGTTGTGTGGTTGCGATAGCCTGTTGTCGCAGCACCCGTCGGACAACCTAAGCTACATTGCGAACCTCTGGCAGAGTAAACAAGTACGGCATGAATTTATCGATAGCCGCGGCCAAATCCATCATTTCAGTACCCAAGCTCGTTGTCTAACTAACACCTTCCATTCCAGTTTGGCGCTGATTAAAGCGGGAGCTGGGATTGGTGTGGTGCCAGATTTTTATCTGCCGCTGGTGCAACCGCAGTTAGTACCGGTATTTGCCGACTATCGTTTGCCGCGTAATACTATCTACGCCTTAACCCCCTACAGTGGTAAGTTACCGCTGGCGGTTGAGGTGTGTATTTCAGCAATTGAATGGCAGTTGGCACGGTTGGTATAA